A genomic segment from Chitinophaga flava encodes:
- the murB gene encoding UDP-N-acetylmuramate dehydrogenase, with protein sequence MISENEQLQSYNTFGIPVVSRYFASFVSQHDLTSALDDARAKGLPRMILGGGSNILFTKDYNGLMLKNDIKGIQVVDEDNDHVYVKAGAGENWHSFVQYCLSADLAGLENLSLIPGNVGASPMQNIGAYGVEIKDTFHSLEAFHLHDRTVVTFTNNDCAFGYRESVFKKQYRDQFAILSVIYRLNKKPNFNTSYGAINEELERMGVKELSIQAISQAVINIRTSKLPDPAKIGNAGSFFKNPSVDAVAYERLKAAHPQIVAYPLADGHYKLAAGWLIEQCGWKGFREGDAGVHAKQALVLVNYGHAKGNEIYALSQQVLDSVHAKFGVQLEREVNIV encoded by the coding sequence ATGATATCCGAAAATGAGCAGCTTCAGTCGTATAATACATTTGGTATTCCGGTCGTAAGCCGCTACTTCGCTTCCTTTGTCAGTCAGCATGACCTGACATCGGCGCTGGACGATGCGCGGGCTAAAGGTTTGCCACGTATGATACTTGGAGGGGGCAGTAATATCCTCTTTACAAAAGATTATAATGGGCTGATGCTCAAAAATGATATCAAGGGCATCCAGGTGGTGGATGAGGATAACGATCACGTATATGTGAAAGCTGGTGCAGGCGAGAACTGGCACAGCTTTGTACAGTACTGCCTGTCAGCGGATCTGGCCGGACTGGAGAACTTGTCACTGATACCAGGTAATGTGGGAGCCAGTCCCATGCAGAATATCGGCGCCTACGGCGTGGAAATAAAGGATACTTTCCATTCACTGGAAGCTTTCCATCTGCACGACAGAACAGTGGTGACCTTCACCAACAATGATTGTGCATTTGGTTACCGCGAGAGTGTATTCAAAAAACAGTACCGCGACCAGTTTGCCATACTCAGCGTTATTTACCGGCTGAATAAAAAACCGAATTTCAACACCAGCTATGGTGCTATCAATGAAGAGCTGGAGCGTATGGGAGTGAAAGAGCTGTCTATACAGGCTATCAGCCAGGCAGTGATTAATATCCGTACCTCTAAACTGCCGGACCCTGCAAAGATTGGCAATGCAGGCAGCTTCTTTAAAAATCCTTCTGTAGATGCGGTCGCCTATGAGCGGCTGAAAGCAGCACATCCGCAGATTGTGGCTTATCCGCTGGCCGACGGACACTATAAGCTGGCAGCAGGCTGGCTGATAGAACAATGTGGCTGGAAAGGCTTTCGTGAAGGGGATGCCGGTGTACATGCCAAACAGGCACTGGTGCTGGTCAACTATGGCCATGCCAAAGGCAATGAGATCTATGCATTGTCGCAGCAGGTGCTGGACAGCGTACACGCCAAATTTGGTGTACAGCTGGAGCGGGAAGTGAATATCGTGTAA
- a CDS encoding oxidoreductase, which produces MKTAIVIGATGLTGTHLVSALLQDNSFSKVKVLVRKPWVHQRPGLESVIVDFEDEDSLAEAMQGGDVFFSCIGTTIRKAGTQENFRAVDFGITIRCARIAQSNGISEFLMISSIGANPRSANFYLRTKGQTEEAVLGLGFYGTYIFRPSFLIGQRSEFRFGEWLGKYLIQLFYFLLQGRWKKYRGIKAATVASAMVRVAKQADPGIHIFESDAIQNLGI; this is translated from the coding sequence ATGAAAACAGCTATCGTTATTGGAGCTACAGGGCTTACCGGCACCCATCTCGTCTCAGCATTATTACAGGACAATTCTTTCAGCAAAGTAAAAGTACTTGTACGCAAACCATGGGTACATCAACGGCCCGGACTGGAAAGTGTTATTGTAGATTTTGAAGATGAAGATAGCCTGGCAGAAGCGATGCAGGGCGGTGATGTATTTTTTTCCTGCATCGGTACCACTATTAGAAAAGCAGGTACTCAGGAGAACTTCCGCGCCGTAGACTTCGGCATCACCATCAGATGTGCCCGCATAGCCCAAAGCAATGGTATTTCTGAGTTCCTGATGATATCCTCTATCGGCGCCAATCCCCGGTCTGCCAACTTCTACCTCCGCACCAAAGGCCAAACAGAAGAAGCGGTGCTGGGTTTGGGCTTCTATGGCACCTACATCTTCCGGCCCTCCTTCCTGATAGGCCAGCGAAGTGAATTCCGCTTCGGAGAATGGCTTGGTAAGTACCTCATTCAACTCTTCTATTTCCTGCTGCAGGGCCGCTGGAAAAAATACCGTGGCATCAAAGCAGCAACCGTTGCCAGCGCCATGGTAAGAGTAGCCAAACAAGCTGACCCCGGAATACATATCTTTGAATCCGATGCCATACAAAATTTAGGAATTTAG
- the priA gene encoding replication restart helicase PriA: MKYADVILPLALPKNYTYAVPESMEDALQPGSRVAVQLGKQKKYAGIVKAVHEQAPPYKTKPLLDMLDKDPVVYPTQLAFWSWIGSYYMCSEGEVLNAALPAHLKLSSETLLLFNDAYGDDFTNLDDDEYLIAEALHIRKELRIEEVQLILDKSEVYSIIKKLIEKKVCLIYEELKEVYKEKQENFVQLHAEYEDEEKLAALFNDMGRAPKQMELLLAYLHLLKTEGTVRQNELLKKSGATTAQLKGLVDKNILWIEKRAVDRIRTSKVEAQINFDLSSAQEAALQAVRRHFEDKQVTLLHGVTSSGKTQIYVKMMEECLALGRQVLYLLPEIALTAQIITRLQKHFGSSIAIYHSRFSNNERVEIWNKVKNGTVQIVLGARSSLLLPFRDLGLIILDEEHDPSYKQQDPAPRYHARDAAIYYAGLFKAKVLLGSATPALESYYNALQGKYGLVELTERFGGIQMPAIEVVDIKQEMAEKTMDGHFTQALKTAISQSLDEKKQVILFQNRRGYAPFLLCTTCGWIPHCKQCDVSLTYHRNQDKLHCHYCGTRYPYVFTCEACGSQSLIPKSFGTEKIEDDLQQIFPEARIARMDVDSIRNKDSHNKMIRLLEEQEIDILVGTQMVVKGLDFDNVNLVGILSADSLLSYPDFRVNERAFQLMEQVSGRAGRKHGMGKVLIQASNTRHPILHYVKEHDYKSMYEAEIAERQQFGYPPFYRVLKLTLRHKNQQVVEQAAQILASWLQPHIGGQLVGPAAPLVSRVRNNYLQEMLIKLPREARVIAHIKQVLREYFIQLLAEKRFRSVVIVPDVDHV, encoded by the coding sequence ATGAAGTACGCAGATGTAATATTGCCGCTGGCCTTACCCAAAAATTATACTTATGCTGTCCCTGAAAGCATGGAAGATGCTTTACAGCCGGGAAGCCGTGTGGCTGTACAACTGGGAAAACAGAAAAAGTATGCCGGCATTGTAAAAGCAGTACACGAACAGGCCCCGCCTTATAAAACCAAGCCACTGCTGGATATGCTGGATAAGGATCCGGTCGTATATCCCACACAGTTAGCCTTCTGGTCATGGATAGGCAGCTATTATATGTGCAGTGAAGGTGAAGTGCTGAACGCCGCCCTTCCCGCGCACCTCAAGCTTTCCAGTGAAACGTTGTTGCTGTTTAATGACGCCTACGGCGATGATTTTACCAATCTCGATGATGATGAATACCTTATTGCGGAAGCGCTGCATATCCGCAAGGAACTACGTATAGAGGAAGTACAGCTGATTCTCGATAAATCAGAAGTGTACTCCATCATCAAAAAACTGATAGAAAAAAAGGTATGCCTCATCTATGAAGAACTGAAAGAGGTATACAAAGAGAAACAGGAGAACTTTGTACAGCTGCATGCTGAATACGAGGATGAAGAGAAACTGGCTGCTCTCTTCAATGATATGGGCCGCGCTCCCAAACAAATGGAGCTGCTGCTGGCCTACCTGCACCTGTTGAAAACAGAAGGCACCGTACGGCAGAATGAGCTGTTGAAAAAATCCGGCGCCACCACCGCCCAGCTGAAAGGACTGGTGGATAAAAATATTCTCTGGATAGAAAAAAGAGCAGTAGACAGAATCCGTACCAGCAAAGTAGAGGCGCAGATCAACTTTGATCTGAGCTCTGCGCAGGAAGCGGCATTACAAGCTGTCCGCCGTCATTTTGAAGATAAACAGGTGACCCTCCTCCATGGGGTGACCTCCAGCGGTAAAACGCAGATATATGTGAAGATGATGGAAGAATGCCTGGCCTTAGGCCGGCAGGTACTTTACCTGCTGCCGGAGATCGCACTCACCGCACAGATCATCACCCGCCTGCAGAAACACTTTGGCAGCAGCATCGCCATCTATCACTCCCGCTTCAGCAACAACGAACGGGTGGAGATATGGAACAAAGTGAAAAACGGAACCGTACAAATCGTACTGGGCGCCCGTTCCAGCCTGCTGTTGCCTTTCCGCGACCTGGGACTTATCATCCTGGATGAAGAACACGATCCTTCCTACAAACAGCAGGACCCTGCGCCCCGCTACCATGCGAGAGATGCAGCCATCTATTATGCCGGGTTGTTTAAAGCCAAAGTACTACTGGGCTCCGCCACACCGGCACTGGAATCGTATTATAATGCCCTTCAGGGTAAATACGGATTGGTAGAACTGACTGAACGTTTTGGAGGTATACAGATGCCTGCCATCGAGGTAGTGGACATCAAACAGGAAATGGCTGAAAAAACCATGGACGGCCATTTTACACAGGCCCTGAAAACCGCTATCAGCCAGAGCCTGGATGAAAAAAAACAGGTTATTCTTTTTCAGAATAGACGTGGGTATGCGCCTTTTCTGTTATGCACTACCTGCGGCTGGATACCTCATTGCAAACAATGTGATGTATCACTTACCTATCACCGTAACCAGGATAAACTACATTGCCACTACTGTGGTACCCGTTATCCATACGTATTTACCTGTGAAGCCTGTGGTTCGCAGTCGCTGATTCCGAAAAGCTTTGGCACGGAAAAAATTGAAGACGACCTGCAGCAGATCTTCCCGGAAGCGCGTATAGCACGTATGGACGTGGATTCCATCCGAAACAAAGACAGCCACAATAAAATGATCCGCCTGCTCGAAGAGCAGGAAATAGATATTCTGGTAGGCACCCAGATGGTGGTGAAGGGGCTCGACTTTGATAATGTAAACCTGGTAGGCATCCTCAGTGCGGACAGTTTGCTGAGTTATCCTGATTTCAGGGTGAATGAAAGAGCTTTCCAGCTGATGGAGCAGGTGAGCGGCCGCGCAGGCCGTAAACACGGTATGGGTAAAGTGCTGATACAAGCCAGCAATACCCGTCATCCGATACTACATTACGTAAAGGAACACGATTACAAAAGCATGTATGAGGCGGAAATCGCCGAACGGCAACAGTTTGGTTATCCTCCGTTTTACCGGGTGCTTAAACTAACATTAAGGCATAAAAACCAGCAGGTAGTGGAACAGGCTGCACAGATACTGGCTTCCTGGCTGCAGCCGCATATTGGCGGGCAACTGGTAGGCCCTGCCGCGCCGCTGGTGTCAAGGGTGAGGAACAACTACCTGCAGGAGATGCTGATAAAACTTCCCCGCGAAGCACGTGTGATAGCACATATCAAACAGGTGCTCCGCGAGTATTTTATTCAGCTGCTGGCGGAAAAACGTTTCCGGTCTGTGGTGATCGTACCGGACGTAGACCACGTATAA
- a CDS encoding lysophospholipid acyltransferase family protein yields MNFLLKPLRVIYVVYAAIVFLGIMFLILPPIFLASLLGKEKGGNIIFYFLRFWAHVWFPMVGIRVTREYKCERDKEPCIYVVNHRSYLDAAVAVKVMRLPFRPLGKVEMSKIPFFGFIYKNSVVAVDRSNAPARARSVREMMTALKAGISILVFPEGTTNETKEPLRPFHNGAFRMAIEMQIPIKPVLYVDSGDRFPHTGLMHLNPGRCRVVFLPTIPVAGLTLDDINTLKQQTYDIMEKELRQHRDYPTLQPVG; encoded by the coding sequence ATGAATTTTCTACTGAAACCGTTGCGTGTAATCTATGTTGTGTACGCCGCTATCGTTTTCCTGGGTATTATGTTTCTGATCCTGCCGCCAATTTTTCTGGCATCCTTGCTGGGCAAGGAGAAGGGTGGAAACATTATCTTCTATTTCCTGCGCTTCTGGGCGCATGTCTGGTTTCCGATGGTAGGTATCCGGGTTACCCGCGAATATAAATGTGAACGTGATAAAGAGCCTTGTATCTATGTGGTGAACCACCGTTCTTATCTCGATGCGGCCGTGGCCGTTAAAGTGATGCGGCTGCCGTTCCGTCCGCTGGGAAAAGTGGAAATGTCTAAAATCCCTTTCTTCGGATTTATATATAAAAACTCTGTCGTAGCAGTAGACCGCTCCAACGCGCCTGCCCGTGCCAGAAGTGTAAGAGAGATGATGACCGCCCTCAAAGCCGGTATTTCCATCCTCGTATTTCCGGAAGGAACCACCAACGAAACCAAAGAACCACTGCGCCCGTTTCATAACGGCGCTTTCCGTATGGCCATTGAAATGCAGATTCCGATCAAACCCGTTTTGTATGTAGATTCAGGTGACCGTTTCCCACATACCGGACTTATGCATCTCAATCCCGGCCGCTGCCGCGTAGTATTCTTGCCCACTATCCCTGTTGCAGGGCTTACCCTGGATGATATCAATACGCTGAAACAACAGACCTATGATATCATGGAAAAAGAACTCAGGCAACACCGCGATTATCCAACATTGCAGCCCGTAGGATGA
- a CDS encoding DUF4258 domain-containing protein, which translates to MKSLQKYLPVILLALLLLAGWHQEWWKGNDKSSAPITEKPVVTRSGKAAATVSDALLNRQARLEYTRHAMCRMDCRHVTKGEVEEILAKGKINPDKSNLQDKPCPTYALEGYSHEGQHLRIVFAPCDQEHAKVITCIDLDKDWSCSCE; encoded by the coding sequence ATGAAATCACTGCAAAAGTACCTACCCGTTATTTTACTGGCCTTATTACTGCTTGCCGGATGGCATCAGGAATGGTGGAAAGGAAACGATAAGTCTTCCGCCCCTATCACAGAAAAGCCAGTTGTTACCCGCTCCGGGAAAGCCGCCGCCACTGTTTCTGATGCCCTGCTCAACCGACAGGCCCGCCTGGAATATACCCGGCACGCCATGTGTCGGATGGACTGCCGTCATGTGACAAAAGGGGAAGTGGAAGAAATTCTTGCCAAAGGAAAAATAAATCCTGATAAGTCCAACCTGCAGGATAAACCCTGCCCTACCTATGCACTGGAAGGGTATTCCCATGAAGGCCAACACCTCCGTATTGTATTCGCTCCCTGTGATCAGGAACACGCCAAAGTGATCACCTGTATAGACCTGGACAAAGACTGGAGCTGCAGTTGTGAATAG
- the mtaB gene encoding tRNA (N(6)-L-threonylcarbamoyladenosine(37)-C(2))-methylthiotransferase MtaB — protein MEQVKTVAFHTLGCKLNFSETSTLSRLLEQDGFMKTDFESTADVYVINTCSVTDNADKECRQLVRRIQRRAPESMIVITGCYAQLKPQEIASIEGVDLVLGAAEKFNITEHLKTLTKGDSAKICSCDIEDVNTFHASYSVNDRTRTFLKVQDGCDYSCTFCTIPMARGKSRSDSVASVVENAVKLASDGVKEIVLTGVNLGDFGKGLTGGKKREESFYELIQELDKVEGIERYRISSIEPNLLTNEIIEFVANSRRFMPHFHIPLQSGNNEILGLMRRRYRRELYAEKVALIKQFMPHCAIGVDVIVGFPSESDVQFQDTYDFLHSLDVSYLHVFTYSERANTPALEINPVVPVNVRHERNKQLRNLSHKKQQYFNEQYLQQTRKVLFEGHNKDGMMEGYTDNYIRVTTPFRQEWVNQLVDWELR, from the coding sequence ATGGAACAGGTAAAAACAGTAGCATTTCATACACTCGGCTGTAAGCTGAATTTTTCAGAGACCTCTACTTTGAGCAGGTTGCTGGAACAGGATGGGTTTATGAAAACAGATTTTGAAAGCACAGCAGATGTGTACGTGATCAACACCTGCTCTGTGACCGATAATGCCGACAAGGAATGCCGGCAGCTGGTACGCCGTATTCAGCGCCGTGCACCAGAAAGCATGATCGTCATCACCGGCTGTTATGCACAGCTCAAACCTCAGGAAATCGCTTCTATTGAAGGGGTAGACCTGGTACTGGGCGCTGCAGAAAAATTCAATATCACCGAACATCTGAAAACACTCACTAAAGGAGACAGTGCCAAAATCTGTTCCTGTGATATTGAAGATGTCAATACCTTCCATGCCTCCTACTCTGTCAACGACCGTACCCGTACCTTCCTGAAAGTACAGGATGGCTGCGACTACAGCTGTACCTTCTGTACCATCCCTATGGCCAGAGGAAAAAGCCGCAGCGACAGTGTTGCCAGCGTAGTGGAAAATGCCGTTAAACTGGCCAGCGACGGCGTAAAGGAAATAGTGCTTACCGGCGTCAACCTGGGCGATTTCGGTAAAGGCCTTACCGGTGGCAAAAAAAGAGAAGAAAGTTTTTATGAACTGATACAGGAACTGGATAAGGTAGAAGGTATAGAACGTTACCGTATCTCTTCTATCGAACCCAACCTGCTCACCAACGAGATCATCGAGTTTGTGGCCAACAGCCGCAGGTTCATGCCTCACTTCCATATTCCGCTGCAGAGCGGCAACAATGAGATCCTGGGCCTGATGCGCCGCCGCTACCGCCGCGAACTGTATGCGGAAAAAGTAGCGCTCATCAAACAGTTCATGCCTCACTGCGCTATCGGTGTAGACGTGATCGTTGGCTTCCCTTCTGAAAGTGATGTCCAATTCCAGGACACCTATGACTTCCTGCATTCGCTGGATGTATCGTACCTGCACGTGTTCACCTACTCAGAAAGAGCCAATACCCCCGCACTCGAGATCAACCCCGTAGTGCCGGTTAACGTGCGCCATGAACGCAACAAACAGCTCCGTAATCTCAGTCATAAAAAACAACAATACTTCAACGAACAATATCTCCAGCAAACCCGTAAAGTATTGTTTGAAGGACATAACAAAGACGGTATGATGGAAGGTTATACCGACAACTATATCCGCGTAACTACGCCCTTCCGCCAGGAATGGGTAAACCAGCTGGTAGACTGGGAACTGCGCTAA
- a CDS encoding DinB family protein gives MKKVLLLMAVVLFSGFIAPPHRHTRHHHSMRHEFRAEDKMMLISQLKDSRENLLKSIAGLTDAQLQYKPAPDRWSIIENVEHISIIEKMLMDTEKNLMSQPADPAKKKDLKYTDESLLTMVEDRSKKQKTPDFGMPKHNYASPADAVDAFVRQRDGLIDYVATTKDKLRDHITDNPNIGTIDAYQLLLFDAGHTARHIKQIEEVKADPGFPK, from the coding sequence ATGAAAAAAGTACTCTTATTGATGGCAGTGGTACTGTTTTCGGGCTTTATCGCTCCTCCGCACCGCCATACACGGCATCATCACAGTATGCGGCATGAATTCCGGGCTGAAGACAAAATGATGCTGATCTCACAGCTGAAAGATTCAAGGGAAAATCTGCTGAAATCTATCGCTGGCCTCACGGATGCACAACTGCAATATAAGCCGGCACCAGACCGCTGGTCTATCATAGAAAATGTGGAACATATCAGCATCATCGAAAAAATGCTGATGGACACAGAAAAGAACCTGATGAGCCAGCCCGCAGATCCGGCAAAAAAGAAAGACCTGAAGTATACAGATGAAAGCCTGCTCACTATGGTGGAAGACCGTAGCAAAAAACAGAAAACACCTGATTTTGGTATGCCTAAACATAATTATGCTTCTCCTGCAGATGCGGTGGATGCCTTTGTCAGACAGAGAGATGGGCTGATTGATTATGTAGCCACTACCAAAGACAAATTACGTGATCACATTACAGATAACCCGAACATAGGCACCATAGATGCGTACCAGTTATTACTGTTTGACGCAGGCCATACAGCACGTCATATCAAACAAATCGAAGAAGTAAAAGCTGATCCGGGTTTCCCGAAATAA
- the aat gene encoding leucyl/phenylalanyl-tRNA--protein transferase: protein MPVFRLSKQLIFPPVSLAEPDGLLAVGGDLSVERLLLAYRSGIFPWFDERPILWWSPDPRFVLFPADLKVSASMRQVLRRNQFRITYNADFPAVIARCSRIPRAGQNGTWITKEMQDAYIRLHKAGYAMSIESWEDDRLVGGLYGVKIGSCFFGESMFADVSNASKAAFITFVQAYAHELALIDCQVETEHLASLGAGFISRDTFLELLQVS from the coding sequence ATGCCCGTTTTCCGTCTTTCCAAACAACTGATTTTTCCACCGGTGTCCCTTGCGGAGCCTGACGGTCTGCTGGCCGTAGGCGGTGATCTCTCTGTAGAGCGGTTGCTGCTGGCCTACCGTTCCGGTATATTTCCCTGGTTTGATGAACGCCCTATTCTCTGGTGGAGCCCGGACCCCCGTTTTGTATTGTTTCCGGCGGATCTTAAAGTGTCTGCCAGCATGAGGCAGGTGCTGCGCCGCAATCAATTCCGTATCACCTACAATGCGGACTTTCCGGCTGTAATAGCCCGCTGCAGCCGTATTCCGCGTGCAGGACAAAACGGTACCTGGATCACTAAGGAGATGCAGGATGCCTATATCCGCCTGCATAAAGCAGGGTATGCCATGTCGATAGAGAGTTGGGAAGATGACCGGCTGGTGGGCGGACTGTACGGCGTAAAAATTGGTTCCTGCTTCTTTGGTGAGTCAATGTTTGCCGATGTCAGCAATGCTTCCAAAGCCGCCTTTATTACTTTCGTACAGGCTTATGCGCATGAACTCGCTTTGATCGACTGTCAGGTGGAAACGGAGCACCTTGCCTCACTGGGAGCCGGTTTCATCAGTCGTGATACCTTTCTTGAACTACTGCAAGTTTCATGA
- a CDS encoding ATP-dependent Clp protease adaptor ClpS — MSERTNTQVFTEELEDILVAEDEQFPFSLVVWNDEVNTFDWVIASLIEVCGHTHQQAEQCALIIHHNGKYAVKEGEYHKLRPMWEALVERGITATIEEMADK, encoded by the coding sequence ATGAGCGAAAGAACTAATACACAGGTATTTACGGAGGAGCTGGAGGATATTCTGGTAGCGGAAGATGAACAGTTTCCGTTCAGTCTGGTGGTATGGAACGATGAGGTAAATACATTCGACTGGGTGATCGCTTCCCTGATAGAGGTATGTGGTCATACACATCAGCAGGCAGAACAATGCGCCCTCATTATCCATCACAATGGTAAATATGCTGTAAAGGAAGGAGAATACCATAAACTGCGCCCGATGTGGGAAGCGCTGGTAGAAAGAGGTATTACTGCCACCATCGAAGAGATGGCGGATAAATAA